The Rhododendron vialii isolate Sample 1 chromosome 6a, ASM3025357v1 genome includes a window with the following:
- the LOC131328801 gene encoding cyclin-T1-3-like isoform X2 — MANMLPGEASHHGMYEGGPYKISQEKPEDGGRWYFSRKEIEDDSPSRLDGIDMKKETYLRKSYCTFLQDLGMRLKVPQVTIATAIIFCHRFFHRQSHAKNDRRTIATVCMFLAGKVEETPRPLKDVILVSYEIIHKKDPAAVQRIKQKEVYEQQKELILLGERVVLATLGFDLNVHHPYKPLVEAIKKFKVAQNALAQVAWNFVNDGLRTSLCLQFKPHHIAAGAIFLAAKFLKVKLPHDEVSNQMLELYEQNRVPLPSQTSEAEGSAGTTVSHRPPSKAPTGNDEHAPIDSMAQSGVTTSKPGTLKPASSRPAEDHPHSDIHGGHSKPTQNRNNDYGSSAEVKSVLDQKGDGEVHESEEPQCENIEEEQNRCGEEDQARNGGRAETREAGEMKDRYHGYRDGGTVSQSPQEAIKKIDKDKVKAALEKRRKARGDTTRKTDLMDEDDLIERELEDGIELAAETEKVKQERRTNWSKPSKLPDHEKGQHSHGQDSQNVEEGEVAALDDVGHGYRSPKSSNRKRKAGSPPDRPIEGKQRSDYAHRSHHHSHHDLPDDRNRLARLGYTERDPKRHVQENHV, encoded by the exons ATGGCTAATATGCTACCAGGTGAAGCTTCACATCACGGAATGTACGAAGGTGGGCCTtacaaaatttctcaagaaAAGCCAGAGGATGGTGGCCGTTGGTATTTCTCTAGGAAAGAAATAGAAGATGATTCTCCTTCTAGACTAGATGGCATTGATATGAAGAAGGAGACTTATCTACGAAAGTCATACTGTACATTCTTACAAGATTTAGGCATGAGGCTTAAAGT GCCTCAGGTAACAATTGCTACTGCAATAATTTTTTGTCACCGTTTCTTCCATCGTCAATCCCATGCAAAGAATGACAGAAGG ACAATTGCAACGGTTTGCATGTTCCTTGCGGGTAAAGTCGAAGAAACTCCTCGTCCATTGAAGGATGTGATACTCGTTTCTTATGAAATCATTCACAAAAAGGATCCTGCCGCAGTACAGAGGATCAAGCAAAAG GAGGTATATGAGCAACAAAAAGAACTAATTTTACTGGGTGAGAGGGTTGTTCTTGCAACTCTTGGTTTTGATCTTAATGTACATCATCCATATAAACCCCTTGTGGAGGCAATAAAGAAATTCAAGGTTGCTCAAAATGCCCTTGCTCAAGTTGCGTGGAATTTTGTCAATGATGG GCTGCGGACATCTCTTTGCTTGCAATTTAAGCCCCACCACATTGCAGCAGGTGCAATTTTCCTTGCTGCCAAGTTTCTAAAAGTAAAGCTTCCACATGACG AGGTTAGCAATCAAATGTTGGAACTCTATGAACAAAATAGAGTACCACTGCCTTCTCAGACAAGTGAAGCAGAAGGAAGTGCTGGCACCACAGTTAGCCATCGTCCCCCTTCCAAAGCTCCCACTGGCAACGACGAACATGCACCTATTGATAGTATGGCTCAGAGTGGAGTTACTACTTCAAAACCTGGAACCTTAAAGCCAGCATCATCTCGGCCAGCAGAAGATCATCCACATTCCGATATCCATGGCGGGCATTCCAAACCCACCCAAAATCGGAATAATGACTATGGGAGTAGTGCAGAGGTAAAGAGTGTTTTGGACCAAAAAGGAGATGGTGAGGTCCATGAATCAGAGGAACCGCAATGCGAAAACATTGAGGAAGAACAGAACAGATGTGGTGAAGAAGATCAGGCAAGGAATGGTGGGAGAGCAGAAACGAGAGAAGCAGGGGAAATGAAGGACAGATACCATGGCTATAGAGATGGCGGCACAGTTAGTCAGTCACCCCAAGAAGCCATAAAAAAGATAGACAAAGACAAGGTAAAGGCGGCACTAGAGAAACGAAGGAAGGCGCGTGGTGACACAACTAGGAAAACCGATTTGATGGATGAAGATGACCTCATTGAGAGGGAACTGGAAGATGGTATCGAATTGGCTGCAGAGACTGAGAAGGTCAAACAGGAGAGGAGGACAAATTGGTCCAAACCTTCAAAATTACCAGATCATGAGAAAGGGCAGCACTCTCACGGACAAGACTCTCAGAATGTGGAAGAAGGTGAGGTTGCAGCACTTGATGATGTGGGGCATGGGTATCGGTCACCAAAGTCCAGCAACCGCAAGAGAAAGGCGGGGAGTCCACCCGACCGACCAATAGAGGGGAAACAACGTAGTGATTATGCTCACAGGTCCCACCACCATAGTCACCATGATCTTCCAGACGATAGGAACAGGTTAGCCAGACTTGGTTATACGGAAAGGGATCCAAAAAGGCACGTACAGGAGAACCATGTTTGA
- the LOC131328801 gene encoding cyclin-T1-3-like isoform X1, translating into MANMLPGEASHHGMYEGGPYKISQEKPEDGGRWYFSRKEIEDDSPSRLDGIDMKKETYLRKSYCTFLQDLGMRLKVPQVTIATAIIFCHRFFHRQSHAKNDRRTIATVCMFLAGKVEETPRPLKDVILVSYEIIHKKDPAAVQRIKQKEVYEQQKELILLGERVVLATLGFDLNVHHPYKPLVEAIKKFKVAQNALAQVAWNFVNDGLRTSLCLQFKPHHIAAGAIFLAAKFLKVKLPHDGEKVWWQEFDVTPRQLEEVSNQMLELYEQNRVPLPSQTSEAEGSAGTTVSHRPPSKAPTGNDEHAPIDSMAQSGVTTSKPGTLKPASSRPAEDHPHSDIHGGHSKPTQNRNNDYGSSAEVKSVLDQKGDGEVHESEEPQCENIEEEQNRCGEEDQARNGGRAETREAGEMKDRYHGYRDGGTVSQSPQEAIKKIDKDKVKAALEKRRKARGDTTRKTDLMDEDDLIERELEDGIELAAETEKVKQERRTNWSKPSKLPDHEKGQHSHGQDSQNVEEGEVAALDDVGHGYRSPKSSNRKRKAGSPPDRPIEGKQRSDYAHRSHHHSHHDLPDDRNRLARLGYTERDPKRHVQENHV; encoded by the exons ATGGCTAATATGCTACCAGGTGAAGCTTCACATCACGGAATGTACGAAGGTGGGCCTtacaaaatttctcaagaaAAGCCAGAGGATGGTGGCCGTTGGTATTTCTCTAGGAAAGAAATAGAAGATGATTCTCCTTCTAGACTAGATGGCATTGATATGAAGAAGGAGACTTATCTACGAAAGTCATACTGTACATTCTTACAAGATTTAGGCATGAGGCTTAAAGT GCCTCAGGTAACAATTGCTACTGCAATAATTTTTTGTCACCGTTTCTTCCATCGTCAATCCCATGCAAAGAATGACAGAAGG ACAATTGCAACGGTTTGCATGTTCCTTGCGGGTAAAGTCGAAGAAACTCCTCGTCCATTGAAGGATGTGATACTCGTTTCTTATGAAATCATTCACAAAAAGGATCCTGCCGCAGTACAGAGGATCAAGCAAAAG GAGGTATATGAGCAACAAAAAGAACTAATTTTACTGGGTGAGAGGGTTGTTCTTGCAACTCTTGGTTTTGATCTTAATGTACATCATCCATATAAACCCCTTGTGGAGGCAATAAAGAAATTCAAGGTTGCTCAAAATGCCCTTGCTCAAGTTGCGTGGAATTTTGTCAATGATGG GCTGCGGACATCTCTTTGCTTGCAATTTAAGCCCCACCACATTGCAGCAGGTGCAATTTTCCTTGCTGCCAAGTTTCTAAAAGTAAAGCTTCCACATGACGGTGAGAAGGTTTGGTGGCAGGAGTTTGATGTCACCCCACGTCAATTGGAGG AGGTTAGCAATCAAATGTTGGAACTCTATGAACAAAATAGAGTACCACTGCCTTCTCAGACAAGTGAAGCAGAAGGAAGTGCTGGCACCACAGTTAGCCATCGTCCCCCTTCCAAAGCTCCCACTGGCAACGACGAACATGCACCTATTGATAGTATGGCTCAGAGTGGAGTTACTACTTCAAAACCTGGAACCTTAAAGCCAGCATCATCTCGGCCAGCAGAAGATCATCCACATTCCGATATCCATGGCGGGCATTCCAAACCCACCCAAAATCGGAATAATGACTATGGGAGTAGTGCAGAGGTAAAGAGTGTTTTGGACCAAAAAGGAGATGGTGAGGTCCATGAATCAGAGGAACCGCAATGCGAAAACATTGAGGAAGAACAGAACAGATGTGGTGAAGAAGATCAGGCAAGGAATGGTGGGAGAGCAGAAACGAGAGAAGCAGGGGAAATGAAGGACAGATACCATGGCTATAGAGATGGCGGCACAGTTAGTCAGTCACCCCAAGAAGCCATAAAAAAGATAGACAAAGACAAGGTAAAGGCGGCACTAGAGAAACGAAGGAAGGCGCGTGGTGACACAACTAGGAAAACCGATTTGATGGATGAAGATGACCTCATTGAGAGGGAACTGGAAGATGGTATCGAATTGGCTGCAGAGACTGAGAAGGTCAAACAGGAGAGGAGGACAAATTGGTCCAAACCTTCAAAATTACCAGATCATGAGAAAGGGCAGCACTCTCACGGACAAGACTCTCAGAATGTGGAAGAAGGTGAGGTTGCAGCACTTGATGATGTGGGGCATGGGTATCGGTCACCAAAGTCCAGCAACCGCAAGAGAAAGGCGGGGAGTCCACCCGACCGACCAATAGAGGGGAAACAACGTAGTGATTATGCTCACAGGTCCCACCACCATAGTCACCATGATCTTCCAGACGATAGGAACAGGTTAGCCAGACTTGGTTATACGGAAAGGGATCCAAAAAGGCACGTACAGGAGAACCATGTTTGA
- the LOC131328803 gene encoding uncharacterized protein LOC131328803, whose product MAAPMNKIERAHQMYREGRYEVALGFYTEALAMAKTKPQKIALHSNRAACFLKLHHFNKAAEECTSVLELDHNHTGALMLRAQTLVTLKEYHSALFDVNRLMELNPSSEVYRNLHARLKTQMSLAPIPEAEAELEEEDEDVEEAEPQEGDEDVEEAEPTEDEKEEEEEEEEDLVHSKVVIDQNDEHERTTPSAEVISPQFESTKGSSEQNSAGWQAIPKPKGHSQLDYSRWDRVDDESSEDDDDEDDDEESQPRYRFRVKTVGVLK is encoded by the exons ATGGCTGCACCTATGAACAAGATCGAGAGGGCCCACCAGATGTACAGGGAAGGTCGATACGAGGTGGCCTTAGGGTTCTACACAGAAGCCCTTGCTATGGCCAAGACCAAACCCCAGAAGATCGCCCTCCACAGCAACAGAGCCGCATGCTTCCTCAAATTGCACCATTTCAATAAG GCTGCAGAGGAATGTACGTCAGTTCTTGAGCTAGACCACAATCACACTGGAGCATTAATGTTGCGAGCTCAAACTCTGGTCACACTCAAGGAGTACCACTCAGCACTTTTTGATGTCAACAGGCTTATGGAGTTGAATCCATCGTCAGAAGTGTATCGAAACCTTCATGCCCGTTTGAAAACACAAATG TCACTTGCTCCAATACCTGAAGCTGAGGCAGAGCTTGAAGAAGAGGATGAAGATGTTGAAGAGGCAGAACCTCAAGAAGGGGATGAAGACGTTGAAGAGGCAGAACCAACAGaagatgaaaaagaagaagaagaagaagaagaagaagatttggtacattCAAAAGTGGTAATAGATCAAAACGATGAGCATGAAAGGACTACCCCTAGTGCTGAAGTTATTTCTCCCCAATTTGAGAGCACCAAGGGATCATCTGAACAGAATTCAGCAGGATGGCAGGCTATTCCAAAACCAAAAGGACACTCACAACTTGACTACTCTAGGTGGGACAGAGTTGATGACGAATCCAGTGAGGATGATGACGATGAAGACGACGATGAGGAGTCTCAACCTCGGTATCGATTCCGTGTGAAGACTGTTGGTGTACTTAAGTGA
- the LOC131329817 gene encoding uncharacterized protein LOC131329817: MAFFQYCILLFVISTLILKQTLGVIGAANDDWLAQAECHSTGVPETCMQCLNSDHRTANVENPAGIATIVVGCVNSHTDNLVQQMTQLAASNHDKVSATPLEECCQMLSCAKKEVIAADEKIHKCDFEGADKSMDSAYAYAVQCHQKLDEACQKSEMEISEMVVNEMIVHEQLCEAAMRIIERCK; the protein is encoded by the exons ATGGCTTTCTTTCAGTACTGCATTCTGCTTTTTGTGATCTCTACTTTGATTTTGAAGCAAACCCTTGGGGTGATTGGAGCTGCAAATGATGACTGGCTTGCACAAGCAGAGTGTCACAGCACTGGGGTCCCCGAAACGTGTATGCAGTGCCTCAACTCCGACCACCGCACCGCAAATGTTGAGAATCCGGCGGGGATCGCCACCATCGTTGTCGGCTGTGTAAATAGCCATACGGACAACCTGGTCCAACAAATGACACAGCTTGCTGCTTCCAATCATGACAAG GTTTCAGCCACGCCCTTGGAGGAGTGTTGTCAAATGCTCTCTTGCGCGAAGAAAGAAGTAATTGCAGCAGatgaaaaaatacacaaatgcGACTTTGAGGGCGCTGATAAATCAATGGATAGTGCTTATGCATATGCGGTCCAATGCCATCAAAAGCTTGATGAAGCTTGTCAGAAATCCGAAATGGAGATTTCAGAGATGGTTGTGAACGAAATGATAGTTCATGAACAACTCTGTGAGGCTGCAATGAGAATTATCGAGCGATGCAAGTGA
- the LOC131329857 gene encoding probable potassium transporter 13, producing the protein MDRESPPHARRLRFYKTLCLAYQSLGVVYGDLSISPIYVYKSTFSGSLRSYKEDHEILGVLSLVFWTLTLIPLCKYIMFVLAADDNGEGGTFALYSLLCRHLKAGLLSTSHGANHRLSSCNTGTPTKETRTSLAIKELIEKHQSSRVVLLLVVLLGTSMVIGDGILTPTMSVLSAVNGIRTKATNLPENYIVLIACIILVGLFALQHFGTHRVGCLFAPIMISWLLCISGVGIYNIIHWNPRVIYALSPHYTFNFFKQAGKDGWYSLGGVVLCITGAEAMFADLGHFSQSSLRIAFMLVVYPCLVLAYMGEAAYLSQNRIDLQSSFFNAIPERIFWPVFGITTLATIAGSQAIISATFSLISQCRALRCFPRVKIIHTSGQIHGQIYIPEVNWGLMAVCLAVVIGVRDTEVIGNAYGLAVITVMFVTTCLMFLIISTVWNQNVLLAAMFVVIFGSVELLYFSACLTKINKGGWLPLAFSLVILSLMLAWQYGTSRKQAFELENKVSSERLHILGQSLGMVRVRGIALIYTSLAATVPPTFAHFVTNFPAFHQLLFFVTLDNLMVPKVPVSDRILVGRIGPPEFRAFSCIIRYGYKDERDSYNLETELIEKVGEFLRSNCRDDEEYTITVGDDGVGRERNSGSKSVRFREEEMQEFDEAREAGVAYMLGNTYIVASEASPIVKKFAINVVYEFLRRNCRSPAISLGIPYTSLIEVSMAYHV; encoded by the exons ATGGACCGGGAATCTCCCCCTCATGCGCGTCGATTG AGGTTTTACAAGACTCTGTGTCTGGCATACCAGAGTCTCGGGGTTGTTTACGGTGACCTCAGTATATCTCCCATTTATGTCTACAAAAGCACGTTTTCTGGAAGCTTGCGCTCTTACAAAGAGGACCATGAGATTCTTGGGGTACTTTCTCTGGTTTTCTGGACTTTGACTTTGATCCCTCTTTGCAAATACATTATGTTTGTATTAGCAGCTGATGACAATGGTGAAG GTGGAACCTTTGCTTTGTATTCTCTATTGTGTCGGCACTTAAAGGCGGGCCTTTTGAGTACTTCCCATGGTGCAAATCATCGTTTGTCTTCTTGCAACACTGGAACTCCCACAAAAGAGACAAGAACTAGCTTAGCCATAAAGGAATTAATTGAAAAACACCAGAGTTCGCGTGTCGTGTTGCTGCTAGTTGTTCTTCTTGGAACTAGCATGGTTATTGGTGATGGAATCCTGACCCCAACAATGTCTG TCCTTTCTGCAGTCAATGGAATAAGAACCAAGGCCACAAATTTGCCTGAAA ATTACATTGTGCTCATTGCTTGCATAATCTTGGTGGGCCTTTTTGCTCTTCAGCATTTTGGAACACACAGAGTTGGCTGCCTTTTTGCTCCTATCATGATATCTTGGCTCCTGTGTATAAGTGGAGTGGGAATTTACAACATAATTCACTGGAACCCCCGCGTCATTTATGCATTGTCACCTCATTACacattcaattttttcaagCAAGCTGGAAAAGATGGGTGGTATTCTCTCGGGGGCGTTGTGCTTTGCATTACAG GTGCAGAAGCTATGTTTGCTGATCTCGGTCATTTCTCCCAATCCTCCTTGAGG ATTGCGTTTATGTTAGTTGTTTACCCTTGCTTAGTTCTAGCATACATGGGTGAAGCTGCTTATCTCTCCCAGAACAGAATAGACCTTCAGAGTAGTTTCTTCAATGCCATTCCAG AGCGTATCTTTTGGCCGGTATTTGGCATCACAACTCTTGCAACTATAGCGGGAAGCCAGGCAATCATATCAGCTACTTTCTCACTCATAAGTCAGTGCAGGGCACTAAGGTGCTTCCCGCGTGTCAAAATAATACATACATCAGGCCAAATACATGGACAAATTTACATACCTGAGGTCAATTGGGGTTTGATGGCAGTGTGTCTTGCAGTTGTTATTGGCGTTAGAGACACTGAGGTGATTGGAAATGCATATg GTCTGGCTGTGATCACAGTGATGTTTGTTACAACTTGCTTGATGTTTCTCATTATAAGTACCGTTTGGAATCAAAATGTCCTGTTGGCAGCAATGTTCGTAGTGATATTTGGATCCGTAGAACTGCTTTACTTCTCAGCTTGCCTCACCAAAATAAACAAAGGAGGGTGGCTTCCCCTTGCCTTCTCTCTGGTAATTTTGTCTCTGATGCTTGCCTGGCAGTATGGAACCTCAAGAAAACAGGCCTTTGAGTTGGAGAACAAAGTGTCCTCGGAAAGGCTTCATATTCTTGGCCAGAGCTTGGGTATGGTCAGGGTTCGTGGGATTGCACTAATTTACACGAGTCTTGCCGCAACTGTGCCACCCACTTTTGCACATTTTGTCACAAATTTCCCTGCTTTCCATCAGCTTCTCTTCTTTGTGACTCTTGACAATTTGATGGTCCCGAAAGTTCCAGTTTCTGATCGTATTCTTGTTGGACGGATTGGCCCACCTGAGTTCAGAGCATTTTCGTGCATTATCAG GTATGGCTACAAGGACGAGAGGGACAGCTATAACCTTGAAACAGAGCTGATCGAGAAGGTGGGAGAATTCTTACGAAGTAATTGCCGTGATGATGAAGAATACACAATTACAGTGGGAGATGATGGTGTTGGGAGGGAGAGAAATTCGGGTTCAAAGAGCGTGCGATTCAGAGAAGAAGAGATGCAAGAATTTGACGAGGCAAGGGAAGCTGGCGTGGCTTACATGCTGGGTAACACTTACATAGTGGCAAGTGAGGCGTCGCCAATCGTGAAGAAGTTTGCCATTAACGTCGTGTATGAGTTTCTCAGACGTAACTGTAGGAGTCCGGCAATTTCACTGGGGATTCCATACACCTCGCTCATTGAAGTGAGTATGGCCTATCACGTGTAA
- the LOC131328771 gene encoding F-box protein At3g07870-like → MEDLPLDISLNILKQLPITSLLSFKLVSKACYAQAANPLLAPNYKRYQETPNCFIIHPLASYHEYPLYLIDNGEVVRRIERPEMQNKFHPGPVLSTNGLLCLLFYTFNSYGDPLVLCYRACLCNPLTGENDFLPDPGVPRFRKSGDKERVFVDSTFGFGDNASTREYKVVGFRRRIYESATNRRYKLHAKVIAMGKKGCQWSEIDKPFLCPLHSSDIVVGNAIHWFCKEEEEEDWLRGAILSFHLSEEKFHQLPNPDCKISRYNSYLSVLGGCLVLTNDFFVWNEVKVHIWMLKEHGVKESWTKEFVIRDNFPVSLRNYGMIRPLFHLKSGKIVIIYDDEALYSYDPKVELFEALGRYKHWRTTCDAHRKLWKTICQAPSLVSPYI, encoded by the coding sequence ATGGAAGATCTCCCACTGGACATATCCCTCAACATCCTTAAGCAACTCCCCATcacctctctcctctccttcaAATTAGTATCCAAAGCTTGTTACGCACAAGCAGCCAATCCTCTTCTCGCTCCTAACTATAAGCGTTACCAAGAAACTCCTAATTGCTTCATAATTCACCCCTTAGCTAGCTACCATGAGTACCCATTATATCTCATCGACAATGGTGAAGTGGTAAGAAGAATTGAGCGGCCGGAGATGCAAAACAAATTTCATCCCGGGCCAGTACTGTCCACCAATGGTTTGCTATGTCTATTGTTTTACACTTTCAACAGTTATGGTGATCCACTAGTTTTATGTTATCGTGCTTGTTTGTGCAATCCCTTGACGggtgaaaatgattttttgccTGATCCTGGGGTGCCAAGATTTCGCAAATCAGGTGATAAGGAAAGAGTTTTTGTCGATAGTACTTTTGGGTTTGGCGACAATGCAAGTACTCGTGAATATAAGGTGGTTGGATTTCGAAGACGTATATACGAGTCTGCAACTAACAGGCGGTACAAATTGCATGCCAAGGTGATTGCTATGGGAAAAAAAGGGTGCCAATGGTCTGAAATTGACAAACCTTTTCTTTGTCCTCTTCACTCATCAGATATTGTGGTGGGTAATGCTATTCATTGGTTctgtaaagaagaagaagaagaagattggtTACGTGGTGcaattctttcttttcactTGTCGGAAGAAAAGTTTCATCAACTCCCAAATCCTGATTGCAAAATTAGTCGTTATAATTCCTACTTGTCCGTATTAGGAGGATGTCTGGTTTTAACTAacgatttttttgtttggaatgagGTTAAAGTTCATATATGGATGTTGAAGGAACATGGTGTGAAGGAGTCTTGGACAAAAGAATTTGTGATCCGAGACAATTTTCCTGTATCATTGCGAAATTATGGAATGATCCGTCCTCTGTTTCATTTGAAAAGTGGCAAGATTGTGATAATCTACGATGATGAAGCTCTATATTCTTATGATCCAAAAGTGGAATTGTTCGAAGCATTGGGTCGCTATAAGCACTGGAGGACAACTTGTGATGCTCATCGTAAGCTTTGGAAGACAATTTGTCAGGCTCCGAGCCTTGTTTCACCTTATATATAA